One Eurosta solidaginis isolate ZX-2024a chromosome 5, ASM4086904v1, whole genome shotgun sequence DNA segment encodes these proteins:
- the Tsen34 gene encoding tRNA-splicing endonuclease subunit Sen34 isoform X2: MTLRRKHRIVGALVGTCNMRGWSAKDCTLPVEFSAQETRFLVERGIAQLVSKQETLLSVPDAEQLVLCRKQLEARFDQQSGFHKAEKLREVERNMSKILAGKRKKLMKEGIAEEDIKLDEKQILQEIADNFVFDRKNAQLEIPCAHAEPHTFKVITPPLVSNSLKYKVFCDCWMRGHYVTAGDAFGADFLLYPGDPLQYHASHIVILLESPIVQPLHLIAKVRLAVIVNKLCIFAYFVDEQVDGDNDDLKRKVHYQTVQWEGNRDKMDMIAGSSARSC, translated from the exons ATGACGCTGCGAAGGAAGCACCGCATTGTCGGAGCGCTGGTTGGCACGTGCAATATGCGCGGATGGTCCGCCAAGGACTGCA CACTGCCTGTTGAGTTTTCAGCTCAAGAAACGCGCTTTCTTGTCGAACGCGGCATCGCACAATTGGTCTCCAAGCAAGAAACATTGTTAAGCGTACCGGACGCGGAACAGCTTGTTCTGTGTCGTAAGCAACTGGAAGCGCGATTTGATCAGCAGTCTGGGTTCCACAAAGCTGAAAAACTGCGTGAGGTGGAAAGGAATATGAGCAAAATACTGGCGGGCAAACGAAAAAAGCTTATGAAAGAAGGCATTGCGGAAGAAG ATATAAAACTGGACGAAAAGCAAATTTTACAAGAAATAGCTGACAACTTTGTGTTCGATCGCAAAAACGCACAACTGGAGATTCCATGCGCGCATGCAGAGCCGCACA CTTTCAAAGTAATCACTCCACCACTTGTATCAAACTCTCTCAAATACAAAGTGTTTTGCGATTGCTGGATGCGCGGTCATTATGTCACTGCAGGCGATGCATTTGGCGCTGATTTCCTTCTTTATCCCGGCGATCCACTACAGTATCATGCTTCTCACATAGTCATACTACTTGAATCACCCATTGTACAACCTCTGCATTTGATAGCCAAAGTGCGTTTGGCTGTGATAGTCAATAAACTATgcatttttgcatattttgttgaTGAACAAGTAGACGGTGATAATGATGACCTAAAACGTAAAGTGCATTATCAAACTGTGCAGTGGGAGGGTAATAGAGATAAGATGGATATGATTGCTGGAAGTAGTGCGCGGAGCTGTTGA
- the LOC137253919 gene encoding transcriptional adapter 2A isoform X2 has protein sequence MSFMNPVDMVEEDAADLQFPKVDLKVPKNMSSTAASKSDGHKRQSIIKLLPNAHTRQVIAYYNAEEFHNAIEQKIEADKAGNDDFGDSRRSAERCYACHNDLSEPYIKCADCENTLLCTQCFAQGCETVTHLNTHAYIIVRDDIQVFPGAVAWTARDERILLRTLEKEGYGNWEAVTRALNFRHSVEECCQHYHNFYFGGIFERLLGLTHLRDTYFPERMPYVVKMRSVDPPRTDETSSMQFKMMAGYRCARGDFDTPYDNSAEDLLTTIIQDSFAAMSESDTYDEHVDEMSRNAYEELQLGLVRAYNNRLRERHRRYRIMRDHGLIKPNRTLGWISKYADAFGSEANCNRFLGFMQICEPLKFDMLVESLKYFKHVQKSIYRLYELRQNGVRTLTGGSLYFKLKNQRVQRQRERQKYETYRRLHDWRKLIPSQQTLVDNSFAISNTITNGRKKAGPMDITGMPGYTRLSEDERKLCSVERIAPQPYLDYKNILIVENMKMGHLRLADARRLIKIDVNKTRQIYDFLIENGHINKPT, from the exons atgtcGTTCATGAATCCAGTTGACATGGTTGAGGAAGATGCGGCAGATCTGCAGTTTCCAAAGG taGACTTGAAAGTTCCAAAAAATATGTCTAGTACAGCAGCTAGTAAGAGTGATGGCCACAAGCGTCAGAGCATAATTAAACTGCTTCCAAATGCTCACACAAGGCAAGTTATAGCTTACTATAATGCTGAAGAATTCCATAATGCAATAGAGCAAAAAATAGAGGCTGATAAGGCTGGCAATGATGATTTCGGGGACTCGAGAAGATCTGCGGAACGCTGCTACGCTTGCCACAATGATCTCTCCGAACCGTATATAAAATGTGCCGATTGTGAGAATACGCTATTGTGTACACAATGTTTTGCACAAGGTTGTGAAACAGTAACGCATCTCAACACACATGCGTACATTATTGTACGTGATGACATACAAGTATTCCCGGGAGCTGTCGCTTGGACTGCAAGAGATGAACGTATCTTATTGCGCACACTTGAAAAGGAAGGTTATGGCAACTGGGAGGCGGTAACGCGTGCTTTAAATTTTCGGCATAGTGTTGAAGAATGCTGTCAACACTATCACAATTTTTATTTTGGCGGAATATTTGAGAGACTACTTGGTTTGACGCACTTAAGGGATACCTATTTTCCAGAACGCATGCCATATGTGGTAAAAATGCGTTCAGTTGATCCGCCACGTACTGATGAGACGTCCTCAATGCAATTTAAAATGATGGCGGGTTATCGATGTGCACGTGGTGACTTCGATACGCCGTATGACAACTCAGCTGAGGATTTGTTAACAACAATTATACAGGATAGTTTTGCTGCTATGTCAGAAAGTGATACTTATGATGAGCATGTAGATGAAATGAGTCGTAATGCTTATGAAGAGTTGCAGTTGGGATTAGTACGCGCTTATAATAATCGCTTAAG AGAACGCCATCGAAGATATCGCATAATGCGCGATCATGGACTAATTAAGCCAAATCGCACACTGGGTTGGATATCCAAGTATGCAGACGCTTTCGGATCTGAAGCTAATTGCAATCGTTTCCTCGGCTTTATGCAAATCTGCGAACCATTGAAATTTGATATGCTAGTGGAATCGctaaagtattttaagcatgtgcaGAAATCCATTTACCG CTTGTATGAATTGCGTCAAAATGGTGTGCGCACCCTCACAGGTGGTTCATTGTATTTCAAGTTGAAAAATCAACGTGTTCAACGGCAACGCGAGCGTCAAAAATATGAGACATACCGTCGCTTACATGACTGGCGTAAGCTTATACCCAGCCAACAAACTTTGGTAGACAATTCTTTTGCAATTTCCAATACAATAACAAATGGCAGAAAAAAAGCTGGACCTATGGATATTACTG GTATGCCTGGTTATACACGACTCAGCGAAGATGAACGTAAACTGTGCAGTGTTGAACGTATTGCACCGCAACCTTATCttgattataaaaatattttaattgtgGAAAATATGAAAATGGGTCATTTACGTCTAGCTGATGCGCGACGTTTGATAAAAATTGATGTCAACAAAACGCGGCAGATATatgattttttaattgaaaatggaCATATAAATAAACCAACGTGA
- the LOC137253919 gene encoding DNA-directed RNA polymerase II subunit Rpb4 isoform X1, which produces MSFMNPVDMVEEDAADLQFPKEFENAETLLISEVHMLLDHRKRQNESADEEQEFSEVFMKTYAYTDSFRKFKNKETIAAVRSLLMQKKLHKFELAALGNLCPEAPEEAKALIPSLEGRFEDEELRQILDDIGTKRSLQY; this is translated from the exons atgtcGTTCATGAATCCAGTTGACATGGTTGAGGAAGATGCGGCAGATCTGCAGTTTCCAAAGG AATTCGAAAATGCAGAAACCTTACTCATATCAGAAGTTCATATGTTGCTTGATCATCGTAAAAGACAGAATGAATCGGCGGATGAGGAACAAGAATTTTCGGAAGTTTTTATGAAAACGTATGCATATACGGATAGTTTTCGTAAATTCAAAAATAAGGAAACAATTGCAGCGGTACGGAG CCTTTTAATGCAGAAAAAGTTGCACAAATTCGAGCTGGCAGCTCTGGGAAATCTATGCCCAGAAGCCCCCGAAGAAGCTAAGGCGTTAATACCGTCATTGGAAGGCCGTTTCGAGGATGAAGAATTACGGCAAATACTTGATGATATTGGAACGAAACGAAGTTTACAATACTAG
- the Tsen34 gene encoding tRNA-splicing endonuclease subunit Sen34 isoform X3 — translation MVRQGLQLVSLPVEFSAQETRFLVERGIAQLVSKQETLLSVPDAEQLVLCRKQLEARFDQQSGFHKAEKLREVERNMSKILAGKRKKLMKEGIAEEDIKLDEKQILQEIADNFVFDRKNAQLEIPCAHAEPHTFKVITPPLVSNSLKYKVFCDCWMRGHYVTAGDAFGADFLLYPGDPLQYHASHIVILLESPIVQPLHLIAKVRLAVIVNKLCIFAYFVDEQVDGDNDDLKRKVHYQTVQWEGNRDKMDMIAGSSARSC, via the exons ATGGTCCGCCAAGGACTGCAGTTAGTTT CACTGCCTGTTGAGTTTTCAGCTCAAGAAACGCGCTTTCTTGTCGAACGCGGCATCGCACAATTGGTCTCCAAGCAAGAAACATTGTTAAGCGTACCGGACGCGGAACAGCTTGTTCTGTGTCGTAAGCAACTGGAAGCGCGATTTGATCAGCAGTCTGGGTTCCACAAAGCTGAAAAACTGCGTGAGGTGGAAAGGAATATGAGCAAAATACTGGCGGGCAAACGAAAAAAGCTTATGAAAGAAGGCATTGCGGAAGAAG ATATAAAACTGGACGAAAAGCAAATTTTACAAGAAATAGCTGACAACTTTGTGTTCGATCGCAAAAACGCACAACTGGAGATTCCATGCGCGCATGCAGAGCCGCACA CTTTCAAAGTAATCACTCCACCACTTGTATCAAACTCTCTCAAATACAAAGTGTTTTGCGATTGCTGGATGCGCGGTCATTATGTCACTGCAGGCGATGCATTTGGCGCTGATTTCCTTCTTTATCCCGGCGATCCACTACAGTATCATGCTTCTCACATAGTCATACTACTTGAATCACCCATTGTACAACCTCTGCATTTGATAGCCAAAGTGCGTTTGGCTGTGATAGTCAATAAACTATgcatttttgcatattttgttgaTGAACAAGTAGACGGTGATAATGATGACCTAAAACGTAAAGTGCATTATCAAACTGTGCAGTGGGAGGGTAATAGAGATAAGATGGATATGATTGCTGGAAGTAGTGCGCGGAGCTGTTGA
- the Tsen34 gene encoding uncharacterized protein Tsen34 isoform X1, with product MNTPAETQEKINLTFLNGTGYVFKVDDYMTLRRKHRIVGALVGTCNMRGWSAKDCTLPVEFSAQETRFLVERGIAQLVSKQETLLSVPDAEQLVLCRKQLEARFDQQSGFHKAEKLREVERNMSKILAGKRKKLMKEGIAEEDIKLDEKQILQEIADNFVFDRKNAQLEIPCAHAEPHTFKVITPPLVSNSLKYKVFCDCWMRGHYVTAGDAFGADFLLYPGDPLQYHASHIVILLESPIVQPLHLIAKVRLAVIVNKLCIFAYFVDEQVDGDNDDLKRKVHYQTVQWEGNRDKMDMIAGSSARSC from the exons ATGAACACTCCCGCGGAAACTcaggaaaaaattaatttaacttttttaaatGGTACAGGATATGTTTTCAAAGTTGACG ATTACATGACGCTGCGAAGGAAGCACCGCATTGTCGGAGCGCTGGTTGGCACGTGCAATATGCGCGGATGGTCCGCCAAGGACTGCA CACTGCCTGTTGAGTTTTCAGCTCAAGAAACGCGCTTTCTTGTCGAACGCGGCATCGCACAATTGGTCTCCAAGCAAGAAACATTGTTAAGCGTACCGGACGCGGAACAGCTTGTTCTGTGTCGTAAGCAACTGGAAGCGCGATTTGATCAGCAGTCTGGGTTCCACAAAGCTGAAAAACTGCGTGAGGTGGAAAGGAATATGAGCAAAATACTGGCGGGCAAACGAAAAAAGCTTATGAAAGAAGGCATTGCGGAAGAAG ATATAAAACTGGACGAAAAGCAAATTTTACAAGAAATAGCTGACAACTTTGTGTTCGATCGCAAAAACGCACAACTGGAGATTCCATGCGCGCATGCAGAGCCGCACA CTTTCAAAGTAATCACTCCACCACTTGTATCAAACTCTCTCAAATACAAAGTGTTTTGCGATTGCTGGATGCGCGGTCATTATGTCACTGCAGGCGATGCATTTGGCGCTGATTTCCTTCTTTATCCCGGCGATCCACTACAGTATCATGCTTCTCACATAGTCATACTACTTGAATCACCCATTGTACAACCTCTGCATTTGATAGCCAAAGTGCGTTTGGCTGTGATAGTCAATAAACTATgcatttttgcatattttgttgaTGAACAAGTAGACGGTGATAATGATGACCTAAAACGTAAAGTGCATTATCAAACTGTGCAGTGGGAGGGTAATAGAGATAAGATGGATATGATTGCTGGAAGTAGTGCGCGGAGCTGTTGA